A genomic window from Sphingobacterium sp. BN32 includes:
- the mobA gene encoding conjugal transfer protein MobA, which translates to MNENSRKQLKKGGRPLKNDPAKIRYTISFNEEEHARFLDLFEKSGMQVKAHFITSCIFDKTIKSVKIDKGTIDFYMRLTSFHSQFRSIGVNYNQVVKLLYKNFSEKKAAAYLYKLEKHTAEMTALFKEIVQITEEFDVKYLKK; encoded by the coding sequence ATGAATGAAAACAGCAGAAAGCAGTTAAAAAAGGGCGGGCGTCCTCTAAAAAACGATCCCGCTAAAATCCGGTACACGATTTCCTTTAATGAGGAAGAGCATGCCCGTTTTCTTGACTTATTTGAAAAGTCCGGTATGCAGGTTAAGGCACATTTTATAACCTCTTGCATCTTCGATAAGACGATAAAATCTGTTAAAATAGACAAAGGAACAATTGATTTTTATATGCGATTGACTTCGTTTCACAGTCAATTTCGATCTATTGGCGTGAATTATAATCAGGTCGTAAAGCTATTGTATAAGAACTTTTCGGAGAAAAAGGCAGCAGCATATCTCTATAAATTGGAAAAACATACGGCTGAAATGACCGCCTTGTTTAAAGAAATTGTCCAGATAACGGAAGAATTTGATGTAAAATATCTGAAAAAATAA
- a CDS encoding ParA family protein, with amino-acid sequence METKKKTLKISFSTPKGGVGKSTMTALLSSVLHYRLAFNVLVMDCDFPQHSLANMRERDLKTIMQNDYHKRAAMKLYQSINKKAYPIISCKPEDALSKALEYVNQSAIEPDITFFDLPGTANTKGVLTTLRTMDFIFSPISADRLVMESTLSFTKAFLGLPETEESNEDQKMWMFWNQVDGREKTGIYEAYQSVINELDLSVMNSRIMDSKRFRKETDDTPNSVFRSSLLPAEPQLMKVTRLDLFIEEFLKIVNL; translated from the coding sequence ATGGAAACAAAAAAGAAAACTTTAAAAATTAGTTTTTCAACGCCTAAAGGCGGTGTTGGAAAATCTACTATGACCGCATTACTTTCAAGTGTATTGCATTATCGTTTAGCTTTTAATGTCCTTGTAATGGATTGTGATTTCCCACAACACAGCTTAGCCAATATGAGGGAAAGGGATTTGAAAACTATTATGCAGAATGATTACCACAAAAGAGCTGCAATGAAGTTGTATCAAAGTATCAATAAAAAAGCATATCCGATTATCAGTTGTAAACCGGAGGATGCCTTGTCAAAGGCTTTAGAATACGTAAATCAATCTGCAATAGAGCCTGATATAACTTTTTTTGATCTTCCCGGAACAGCTAATACAAAAGGTGTGCTCACGACCTTAAGAACAATGGATTTTATTTTTTCTCCAATTAGTGCTGACCGTCTAGTTATGGAAAGTACACTGAGCTTTACTAAAGCATTCCTTGGCTTGCCCGAAACGGAGGAGAGTAATGAAGATCAGAAAATGTGGATGTTTTGGAATCAGGTAGATGGTCGAGAGAAAACAGGAATATACGAGGCTTATCAAAGCGTTATTAACGAACTCGATTTATCTGTGATGAATTCTCGGATAATGGATAGTAAACGTTTCAGAAAAGAGACGGACGATACACCGAACAGTGTATTTCGGTCAAGTCTGTTACCTGCCGAACCTCAACTAATGAAAGTAACGAGACTGGATTTATTTATTGAAGAATTTTTAAAAATTGTTAATCTCTAA
- a CDS encoding DUF3408 domain-containing protein — MSTDKRRKDFDKPDVDEELIMNIMSGNQSVTIPEVIQQQKIQKETKPKARNSSLKKVDYEETFLVNRFPSGRNGKVVYIRPEYHERLLRIVQLTREEKTTLYSYIDNILEHHFREYGDDITDYFNERFKPIL, encoded by the coding sequence ATGTCAACAGATAAGAGAAGAAAAGATTTTGATAAGCCCGATGTTGATGAAGAATTAATCATGAATATCATGAGTGGTAATCAATCTGTTACTATACCCGAAGTTATTCAACAACAGAAAATACAGAAGGAAACAAAACCAAAAGCCCGCAATAGCTCCCTAAAGAAGGTGGATTATGAGGAGACATTTCTGGTCAATCGTTTTCCTTCAGGTCGAAACGGAAAGGTCGTTTACATTCGTCCAGAATATCACGAAAGGTTGTTACGTATAGTACAATTAACAAGAGAAGAAAAGACTACACTCTATTCTTATATCGACAACATTCTTGAACACCATTTTAGAGAGTACGGGGACGATATTACAGATTATTTCAACGAACGTTTTAAACCAATTTTATAG
- a CDS encoding cation transporter, whose product MEKTIFNITKMDCPSEEQLIRMKLQDFDTVKGLEFDIANRKLDVYHDGNPEPIFLALGTLNLNTTLVSTEKSNFVVETDTSNKQRKLLWIVLIINFLFFGLEMLFGVFSGSMGLVADSLDMLADSVVYALALIAVGGTIALKNNIARFAGYFQVLLAIIGFVEVIRRCMGIEAMPDFKTMIVVSVLALIANVFCLYLLQKNKSKEAHMQASMIFTSNDVIINSGVIVAGLLVNWLNSSYPDLIIGAIVFVIVARGAYRILKLAK is encoded by the coding sequence ATGGAAAAAACCATATTCAATATAACTAAAATGGATTGCCCAAGCGAGGAGCAATTAATCCGTATGAAACTGCAAGACTTTGATACGGTAAAAGGATTGGAATTCGATATAGCCAATAGAAAATTAGACGTTTATCACGATGGAAACCCAGAGCCAATTTTTTTGGCTCTGGGAACACTGAATCTAAATACGACATTGGTTTCAACCGAAAAAAGTAATTTCGTTGTTGAAACAGATACAAGCAACAAGCAACGGAAATTACTTTGGATCGTATTGATTATCAACTTCCTGTTCTTTGGATTGGAAATGTTATTCGGTGTTTTTTCAGGCTCAATGGGGTTGGTAGCCGATAGTTTGGATATGCTTGCCGACAGTGTCGTTTACGCATTGGCATTAATCGCCGTGGGTGGAACAATCGCTTTAAAAAACAACATCGCCAGATTTGCAGGATACTTCCAAGTCTTACTGGCTATTATAGGTTTCGTTGAAGTAATCAGACGTTGTATGGGAATTGAAGCTATGCCCGATTTCAAGACAATGATTGTCGTTTCAGTTTTAGCATTGATTGCAAACGTATTTTGCCTTTATCTTTTACAAAAGAACAAAAGTAAAGAAGCGCATATGCAGGCTTCGATGATATTCACATCAAATGATGTCATTATCAATTCGGGAGTTATTGTTGCTGGTCTTTTAGTTAATTGGCTCAATTCAAGTTATCCAGATTTGATTATTGGAGCTATTGTATTTGTAATTGTAGCAAGAGGGGCTTACAGAATATTGAAGTTGGCAAAGTAA
- a CDS encoding TonB-dependent receptor plug domain-containing protein, with product MKKIVFVSFFMTLNLCVFAQNILNAVIRNSENKNLLIGVTASIKGTSLAATSNENGLIIIENIPDGIQEIHFSYIGFNDYIDTLEFPLADNSPIEILLKESSEELEEVVISSTRSTRSIQNIPTRIEFIGSEELGEKGNMKPGDIRMLLAESTGIHVQTTSPTSANASIRIQGLDGRYTQILKDGFPIYSGASSGLGLLQIPPLDLKQVEVIKGSTSTLYGGGAIAGLVNLISKTPTYERDLGFHLNGTSGRGLDINGFYGQRFNKIGTTIFASHNRNAAYDPAKNGLSAIPQFERYVLNPKLFVYFNEKTKLNFGINTTIESRLGGDMLYIKGNGDNTNQYFEENKTQRYSTQFIFDHIINENSTVQVKNSVSYFNRNTTIPNYKFEGTQTASFTEANYTNSTEKSEWVTGINIWTDNFKEKQIMASPLRDYNQTTFGAFVQNSFNATDWFQLETGFRTDYVVDYGVVFLPRVSALFHIAEGLTSRVGGGFGYKIPTIFTEESERLQYQNVMPIDDKTNKLEKSYGANADINYRTYIGEDWSFSINQLFFYTYLDNPLLLENSSANLYQFVNSPGYIHTKGTETNIKIGYDDLKLFLGYTYTDARLHHNGTTVESPLTPKHRINSILMYEIEDKWKIGLEAYYFSRQKLNNGTTGKDYFITGFMAEKIWERFSLYINFENFLDTRQTRFDSIYTGTITNPVFKDNYAPLDGFVINGGIKFKL from the coding sequence ATGAAAAAAATAGTCTTTGTGTCATTTTTTATGACACTAAATCTCTGTGTATTTGCACAAAACATTTTAAATGCTGTTATTAGAAACAGTGAAAACAAAAATCTTTTGATTGGAGTGACAGCATCTATAAAAGGAACCTCGCTTGCCGCTACATCAAACGAAAACGGTCTCATCATAATAGAAAATATTCCTGATGGGATACAGGAAATACATTTTAGCTATATCGGTTTTAACGACTATATAGATACATTGGAATTTCCATTAGCTGACAACAGTCCTATTGAAATCTTACTCAAAGAAAGTTCAGAGGAGTTAGAGGAAGTTGTCATTTCATCCACAAGAAGCACAAGGAGTATACAAAATATCCCTACCCGTATTGAATTTATTGGAAGTGAAGAACTGGGCGAAAAAGGGAACATGAAACCGGGAGATATTCGTATGCTTTTAGCGGAAAGCACAGGTATTCACGTACAAACCACTTCGCCTACCAGTGCCAATGCAAGTATTCGTATTCAGGGACTTGATGGAAGATATACACAAATCCTGAAAGACGGTTTCCCCATTTATTCAGGTGCTTCAAGTGGATTGGGTTTGTTACAGATACCACCACTTGACCTCAAACAAGTAGAAGTCATCAAAGGCTCTACATCTACACTATATGGAGGCGGAGCAATAGCTGGACTGGTCAATCTGATTTCCAAAACGCCGACCTATGAGAGAGATTTAGGTTTTCACCTCAATGGAACATCCGGCAGGGGTTTGGATATAAACGGCTTTTATGGACAAAGGTTTAATAAAATTGGAACAACTATATTTGCTTCCCATAACCGTAACGCAGCTTATGATCCTGCTAAGAACGGACTATCCGCTATTCCACAATTCGAACGCTATGTACTGAATCCGAAGCTCTTCGTTTATTTCAATGAAAAGACGAAACTGAACTTCGGTATCAACACAACGATCGAGAGCCGTTTGGGAGGTGATATGCTTTACATCAAAGGAAATGGAGATAATACAAACCAATATTTTGAGGAAAATAAAACACAACGCTATTCCACACAATTTATTTTCGACCATATCATCAATGAAAACAGTACTGTTCAAGTCAAAAATAGTGTAAGTTATTTTAACCGAAATACTACCATTCCAAACTATAAGTTTGAGGGAACACAAACAGCAAGTTTTACCGAAGCCAACTACACCAACAGTACTGAAAAATCGGAATGGGTCACAGGTATTAATATTTGGACGGATAATTTCAAAGAAAAGCAGATTATGGCATCTCCGTTGAGAGATTATAATCAGACTACATTCGGTGCTTTTGTACAAAATTCTTTTAATGCTACGGATTGGTTTCAATTGGAAACAGGTTTTAGAACGGATTATGTTGTGGATTATGGGGTGGTATTCTTACCGAGAGTTTCGGCTCTATTCCACATTGCCGAGGGCTTAACTTCACGAGTTGGTGGTGGATTTGGCTATAAAATACCTACCATTTTTACGGAAGAAAGCGAACGCCTACAATATCAAAATGTAATGCCCATTGACGACAAGACCAATAAATTGGAAAAAAGTTATGGAGCAAATGCAGACATCAATTACCGCACCTACATTGGGGAAGATTGGTCATTTAGCATAAATCAATTGTTCTTTTACACCTATTTGGATAATCCCTTGTTACTTGAAAACTCCTCGGCAAATCTGTATCAGTTTGTTAATTCTCCTGGCTACATCCATACCAAAGGAACAGAAACCAATATTAAAATTGGTTATGATGACCTGAAATTGTTTTTGGGTTATACCTATACAGATGCCCGATTACACCATAATGGAACGACTGTAGAAAGCCCTTTAACACCAAAACACCGCATTAATTCCATCCTGATGTATGAAATAGAAGACAAATGGAAAATTGGTCTGGAAGCCTATTATTTCAGTCGCCAAAAACTGAATAATGGAACTACGGGCAAAGATTACTTTATTACTGGATTTATGGCTGAAAAGATTTGGGAAAGATTTTCTCTGTACATCAACTTTGAAAACTTCCTCGACACCCGACAAACACGCTTTGACAGCATTTATACAGGAACAATAACCAATCCAGTTTTTAAAGACAATTATGCACCTTTGGACGGATTTGTGATTAACGGAGGAATAAAATTTAAGCTTTAA
- a CDS encoding DUF4134 domain-containing protein: MKKQSKKVLLAAVAMLSGMGAFAQGNGSAGINEATQMVTSYFDPATQLIYAIGAVVGLIGGVKVYNKFSSGDPDTSKTAASWFGACIFLIVAATILRSFFL; this comes from the coding sequence ATGAAAAAACAAAGTAAAAAAGTTTTGCTGGCAGCCGTAGCAATGCTGTCAGGAATGGGTGCGTTCGCACAGGGAAACGGGTCGGCAGGTATCAACGAGGCTACCCAAATGGTAACGTCTTATTTCGACCCTGCCACCCAACTCATTTATGCGATTGGGGCGGTTGTCGGCTTAATCGGAGGTGTTAAGGTGTACAACAAATTCAGCTCGGGCGACCCCGACACATCGAAGACGGCGGCTTCGTGGTTCGGTGCGTGTATCTTCCTGATTGTTGCGGCTACTATCCTGCGTTCATTCTTCCTGTAA
- a CDS encoding DUF4133 domain-containing protein, giving the protein MNSYNINKGIGRTVEFKGLKAQYLFIFAGGLLGTLIFVMILYMAGVSNYVCLFLGAGGASLIVWQTFSLNRKYREHGLMKVGARKRHPRYIICRKPVRRYLKFTPKPKAV; this is encoded by the coding sequence ATGAACAGTTATAACATTAACAAAGGCATTGGCAGGACAGTGGAATTTAAAGGGCTGAAAGCCCAATACCTGTTCATATTCGCTGGTGGTCTGCTCGGTACGCTCATCTTCGTGATGATATTGTATATGGCTGGCGTAAGTAATTACGTCTGCCTGTTTCTCGGAGCTGGCGGTGCTTCGCTCATTGTATGGCAGACCTTTTCGCTGAACCGAAAGTACAGAGAACACGGACTAATGAAAGTAGGTGCGAGAAAACGACACCCTCGCTACATTATTTGTCGTAAGCCTGTACGCAGGTATTTAAAATTCACTCCTAAACCGAAAGCCGTATGA
- a CDS encoding TraG family conjugative transposon ATPase: MRNVAKTTTLEHKFPLLAVENNCILSKDADITACFEVRLPELFTVASAEYEAIHSAWHKAIKTLPDFTVIHKQDWYIKESYTPDLAQEDQSFLSKSYQRHFNERPFLNHYCYLFLTKTTKNRMRMQSNFSSLCKGTLIPKEINKETIHQFMEAVAQFERIVNDSGFVNLRRLTEDDIIGTDEKQGLLEQYLTLSREAGTPMQDIALGAEEVRIGNKRLSLHTLSDTDDLPATVSADTRFEKLSTDRSDCRLSFAAPVGLLLSCNHIYNQYLFLDNSEDNLQKFEKSARNMHSLARYSRANQINKEWIEKYLNEAHSFGLSSVRAHFNIMAWSEDPAELKQLKNDCGSALALMECKPRHNTTDVATLYWAAMPGNAGDFPSEESFYTFIEPALCFFAEETNYHNSPSPFGIKMADRLTGKPIHLDISDLPMKRGIITNRNKFILGPSGSGKSFFTNHMVRQYHEQGAHVLLVDTGNSYQGLCELIKGKTKGEDGVYFTYTEDNPIAFNPFYTDDGVFDIEKRESIKTLILTLWKRDDEPPTRSEEVALSNAVSGYIERIKQDDTYPSFNGFYEYVKDDYRKVLEEKQVREKDFDIANFLNVLEPYYKGGEYDYLLNSDKQLDLLSKRFIVFEIDAIKDHKILFPIVTIIIMEVFINKMRRLKGIRKLILIEEAWKAIAKEGMAEYIKYLFKTVRKFFGEAIVVTQEVDDIIQSPIVKESIINNSDCKILLDQRKYMNKFDDIQAMLGLTDKEKGQVLSINMNNDASRLYKEVWIGLGGTHSAVYATEVSLEEYLAYTTEETEKMEVMQLAAELDGNVELAIKHIAMQRRDNSNQ; this comes from the coding sequence ATGAGAAATGTAGCCAAAACAACCACATTGGAACATAAGTTTCCACTCTTGGCAGTAGAAAACAACTGTATCCTGTCCAAAGATGCGGACATAACCGCCTGTTTTGAAGTACGATTGCCTGAGCTGTTTACGGTAGCATCGGCTGAATACGAAGCTATTCACTCCGCCTGGCATAAGGCGATTAAGACATTACCCGATTTTACAGTCATTCACAAGCAAGATTGGTATATCAAAGAAAGCTACACTCCCGATTTGGCACAGGAAGACCAGAGTTTTCTTTCCAAAAGCTATCAACGGCATTTCAACGAACGACCATTCCTGAACCATTATTGCTACCTGTTCCTGACAAAAACGACCAAGAACAGAATGCGTATGCAAAGCAATTTCAGTTCGCTTTGCAAGGGTACGCTTATTCCAAAGGAAATCAATAAGGAAACGATACATCAATTTATGGAAGCGGTCGCACAGTTTGAACGTATCGTGAATGATAGCGGTTTTGTAAACCTGCGACGTTTGACCGAAGACGACATCATCGGAACAGACGAAAAACAGGGATTGCTGGAACAATACCTTACACTTTCGAGAGAAGCCGGAACACCAATGCAGGACATCGCATTAGGAGCGGAAGAAGTGCGTATCGGCAACAAAAGGCTGTCTTTGCACACCTTGTCCGATACGGACGACCTGCCTGCAACTGTTTCGGCTGATACCCGCTTTGAAAAGCTATCTACCGACCGGAGCGACTGCCGTTTGTCGTTTGCTGCACCTGTAGGGTTGTTATTGAGCTGTAACCACATTTACAATCAGTACCTATTCTTGGATAACAGCGAGGACAACCTGCAAAAGTTTGAGAAATCTGCCCGTAATATGCACTCTTTAGCCCGTTATAGTCGGGCGAACCAAATCAATAAGGAGTGGATTGAGAAGTATCTGAACGAAGCACACAGCTTCGGGCTATCTTCTGTAAGAGCACACTTCAATATTATGGCTTGGTCGGAAGACCCTGCGGAACTCAAACAGCTAAAGAACGATTGCGGTAGTGCGTTGGCACTAATGGAGTGTAAGCCCCGCCACAACACGACAGACGTTGCCACATTGTATTGGGCTGCAATGCCAGGCAATGCTGGCGATTTTCCGAGTGAGGAAAGTTTCTATACGTTTATAGAACCTGCCTTGTGCTTCTTTGCAGAAGAAACGAATTACCACAATTCGCCCTCTCCGTTCGGTATCAAAATGGCGGACAGGCTTACAGGAAAACCAATCCATTTGGATATTTCCGATTTGCCGATGAAACGTGGGATTATCACGAACAGAAACAAGTTCATACTTGGTCCGTCAGGTTCGGGAAAATCTTTCTTCACTAACCATATGGTACGCCAATATCACGAACAGGGTGCTCACGTTCTACTCGTAGATACGGGTAACAGTTATCAGGGATTATGCGAACTCATCAAAGGAAAAACCAAAGGCGAAGACGGTGTTTACTTCACGTACACCGAAGATAACCCGATTGCGTTCAATCCCTTTTATACCGATGACGGCGTGTTCGACATCGAAAAGCGGGAAAGTATCAAAACTCTGATACTCACTCTTTGGAAACGGGACGATGAACCGCCGACAAGGTCGGAAGAAGTAGCATTGTCCAATGCTGTTTCCGGTTACATCGAACGTATCAAACAAGATGATACTTATCCGTCATTTAACGGCTTCTATGAGTATGTAAAAGACGACTACCGCAAAGTATTGGAGGAGAAACAAGTCAGGGAAAAAGATTTTGACATTGCCAATTTCCTGAATGTTCTCGAACCCTATTACAAAGGAGGAGAATACGATTATTTGCTCAACTCCGATAAGCAGTTAGACCTTCTTTCCAAACGCTTTATCGTGTTTGAAATTGATGCGATAAAAGACCACAAAATCCTCTTTCCCATAGTCACGATTATCATTATGGAGGTGTTCATTAACAAAATGCGCCGACTGAAAGGTATTCGCAAACTTATCCTGATTGAAGAGGCTTGGAAAGCGATTGCAAAAGAGGGAATGGCAGAATACATCAAGTATTTGTTCAAAACCGTGCGTAAGTTTTTCGGAGAAGCCATTGTCGTAACACAGGAGGTCGATGATATCATCCAGTCGCCCATTGTGAAAGAAAGTATCATCAATAACTCCGACTGTAAAATCCTTTTAGACCAACGCAAGTATATGAACAAGTTTGATGATATACAGGCAATGTTGGGGCTTACCGACAAAGAAAAAGGTCAGGTACTTTCCATCAATATGAACAACGATGCAAGCCGCTTGTACAAAGAGGTTTGGATTGGTTTAGGTGGTACGCACTCGGCAGTCTATGCCACCGAAGTTAGTTTGGAGGAATACCTCGCCTACACCACAGAGGAAACCGAAAAGATGGAAGTGATGCAGCTTGCTGCGGAACTCGATGGTAACGTAGAACTCGCTATTAAGCATATCGCAATGCAACGGCGGGACAATTCAAATCAATAG
- a CDS encoding DUF4141 domain-containing protein — protein MKKVMYLVCTALMLAVAPSAKAQWVVTDPANLASGIINSANEIIQTSSTVSNVIKNFNEVKKVYDQGKEYYDKLKAINNLVKDARKVQQTVLLVGDVSEMYVQNFGKMMNDPNFSPQELVAIGNGYSALLNESTELLKELKQIVTSSSLSLNDKERMDIIDRVYKEVKDYHSLVRYYTTKNISVSYLRAKKKNDAQRVLELYGTANQKYW, from the coding sequence ATGAAAAAAGTAATGTATCTGGTGTGTACGGCACTGATGCTCGCCGTAGCACCGTCAGCAAAAGCCCAATGGGTTGTAACCGACCCCGCTAATTTGGCTTCAGGGATTATCAACAGTGCGAATGAAATCATACAGACTTCTTCCACCGTGAGTAATGTGATAAAGAACTTCAACGAAGTAAAGAAAGTGTACGACCAGGGCAAGGAGTATTACGACAAGCTGAAAGCTATCAACAACCTTGTAAAAGATGCCCGTAAGGTGCAGCAAACCGTACTCTTGGTGGGCGATGTGTCCGAAATGTACGTGCAGAACTTCGGCAAGATGATGAACGACCCCAATTTTTCGCCACAGGAATTGGTCGCTATTGGCAACGGTTATTCGGCACTGCTCAATGAAAGTACCGAACTGCTGAAAGAACTAAAGCAGATTGTAACCTCTTCAAGCCTTTCGCTGAATGACAAAGAGCGTATGGACATTATTGACCGTGTGTACAAAGAGGTAAAGGATTACCACAGCCTTGTACGCTACTACACCACTAAGAACATTTCTGTGAGCTACCTAAGAGCGAAAAAGAAAAACGATGCCCAAAGAGTGCTTGAACTCTACGGAACTGCTAACCAAAAATACTGGTAA
- the traJ gene encoding conjugative transposon protein TraJ codes for MEWDNLHELLRSLYDDMMPLAGDMAAVAKGLAGLGALFYVALKVWQALSRAEPIDMFPLLRPFALGLCIMFFPTIVLGTINAVLSPVVVGTHQILEDQVIDLNKLQQQKDQLEYEAMVRNPETAYMVSDEEFDKKLDELGWSPSDIGTMAGMYMDRQAYKIEKAIKDWFRNLLEILFQAAALVIDTIRTFFLIVLSILGPIAFAISVWDGFQSTLTQWLTRYVSVYLWLPVSDLFSSMLARIQSLILERDIAMLADPTYIPDTSNTVYIIFMIIGIIGYFTIPTVTGWVIQAGGAGNFTRNVNSTAMKAGNIAGAGAGSTVGNIGGKLMNK; via the coding sequence ATGGAATGGGATAATCTTCACGAACTCCTGCGATCGCTTTATGACGATATGATGCCGCTTGCAGGCGATATGGCGGCAGTAGCTAAGGGTTTGGCGGGATTGGGAGCATTGTTCTATGTAGCATTAAAGGTTTGGCAGGCTTTAAGCCGTGCCGAACCTATTGATATGTTCCCTCTGCTGCGCCCGTTCGCTTTGGGGCTGTGCATTATGTTCTTCCCGACTATCGTACTGGGAACCATCAATGCAGTGTTAAGCCCGGTGGTTGTAGGAACCCACCAAATACTCGAAGACCAGGTGATTGACCTGAACAAGCTGCAACAGCAGAAAGACCAGTTGGAATATGAGGCAATGGTCAGAAATCCTGAAACTGCCTATATGGTATCAGACGAAGAGTTTGATAAGAAACTGGACGAACTGGGTTGGTCGCCGTCCGACATTGGTACAATGGCGGGTATGTATATGGACAGGCAAGCCTACAAGATTGAAAAGGCGATAAAGGACTGGTTTCGCAATCTATTGGAAATACTCTTTCAGGCGGCGGCTTTGGTCATTGATACCATACGAACGTTTTTCCTGATAGTCCTCTCCATACTCGGACCAATAGCCTTTGCTATTTCCGTATGGGACGGCTTTCAGTCCACGCTCACGCAATGGCTCACGAGGTATGTAAGCGTTTACCTGTGGCTTCCCGTTTCGGATTTGTTCAGCTCAATGTTGGCAAGAATACAATCCCTCATTTTAGAACGGGATATAGCAATGCTTGCCGACCCCACCTACATTCCTGATACGAGCAATACCGTGTACATCATTTTTATGATTATCGGCATCATCGGGTACTTCACTATACCGACAGTAACAGGTTGGGTAATCCAAGCCGGAGGCGCAGGGAACTTTACCCGCAATGTAAACTCCACGGCAATGAAAGCCGGAAATATCGCCGGAGCAGGCGCAGGTTCGACAGTTGGAAACATCGGCGGTAAACTGATGAATAAATAA
- the traK gene encoding conjugative transposon protein TraK codes for MEFKTLRNIENSFRQIRLYAIVFAVLCTSVVGYAVWRSYRFAEEQRQKIYVLDNGKSLMLALSQDASINRPVEAREHVRRFHELFFTLAPDKNAIESNMSRAFNLADKSAFDYYKDLSEKGYYSRIISGNVQQRIEVDSVVCNFDNYPYAVRTYAKQFIIRSSNVTRRNLITSCYLVNSVRSDNNPQGFNIEKFAVVENRDIEVIER; via the coding sequence ATGGAATTTAAAACGCTAAGAAATATCGAAAACAGCTTTAGGCAGATAAGGTTATATGCCATTGTGTTTGCGGTTCTCTGCACCAGTGTGGTAGGATACGCCGTATGGCGTTCCTACCGCTTTGCAGAAGAACAACGCCAAAAAATCTATGTACTGGATAATGGTAAATCCCTGATGCTTGCCTTGTCGCAGGATGCAAGCATCAACCGCCCGGTTGAAGCAAGGGAACACGTCAGACGTTTCCACGAACTGTTCTTTACGCTTGCCCCCGACAAGAATGCTATTGAAAGCAATATGAGCAGGGCATTCAACCTTGCCGATAAAAGTGCTTTTGATTACTACAAAGACTTATCGGAAAAGGGCTATTACAGCAGGATTATTTCGGGGAACGTGCAACAACGCATAGAGGTAGATAGTGTCGTGTGCAACTTCGACAACTACCCGTATGCAGTGCGCACCTATGCCAAACAGTTCATCATCCGGTCAAGCAATGTAACCAGACGTAACCTGATTACTTCCTGCTATCTCGTTAACTCCGTTCGCTCTGACAACAACCCGCAAGGTTTCAATATTGAAAAATTTGCAGTCGTGGAAAACAGGGATATCGAAGTCATCGAACGCTAA